Proteins from a genomic interval of Harpia harpyja isolate bHarHar1 chromosome 7, bHarHar1 primary haplotype, whole genome shotgun sequence:
- the NUP35 gene encoding nucleoporin NUP35 isoform X1, with the protein MEPQPAGAEPMTLGSPTSPKPGASAQFLPGFLMGDLPAPVTPQPRALSGPSVGVMEMRSPLLAGGSPPQPVVPTHKDKSGAPPVRSIYDELSSPGLGSTPLTSRRPASFSLTQSPLVGTMPSTPGTASSMFSPASIGQPRKTTLSPAQLDPFYTQGDSLTSEDQLDDTWVTVFGFPQASASYILLQFAQYGNILKHVMSNTGNWMHIRYQSKLQARKALSKDGRIFGESIMIGVKPCIDKSVMENFERSSTSSISSVFTPPTKAVSTPVQPANNTTRISTMRPLATAYKASTSDYQVVSDRQTPRKDESIVSKAMEYVFGW; encoded by the exons ATGGAGCCGCAGCCCGCAG GAGCGGAGCCAATGACTCTTGGCTCCCCGACATCTCCAAAACCAGGAGCTAGTGCTCAGTTTCTTCCTGGATTCTTGATGGGCGATTTACCTGCGCCAGTGACTCCGCAACCACGTGCTTTAAGCGGCCCTTCAGTTGGTGTAATGGAAATGAGGTCTCCACTACTTGCAG GAGGATCTCCCCCACAACCAGTAGTCCCTACCCATAAAGATAAAAGCGGTGCCCCACCAGTTAGGAGCATATATGATGAATTATCTAGTCCAGGACTTGGATCAACACCTCTAACCTCAAGACGACCA GCCAGCTTTTCTCTAACACAGAGCCCATTGGTTGGAACTATGCCATCAACTCCTGGAACAG CTTCGAGTATGTTCAGTCCTGCAAGTATTGGGCAGCCTAGGAAGACTACTCTATCTCCTGCTCAGCTAGATCCTTTTTATACTCAGGGTGATTCCCTGACTTCAGAAGATCAACTTGATGACACATGGGTAACTGTATTTGG atttCCTCAAGCATCAGCTTCATATATTCTTCTACAGTTTGCTCAGTATGGAAACATATTAAAACATGTG ATGTCCAACACAGGAAACTGGATGCATATTCGATACCAGTCTAAGCTTCAGGCCCGGAAAGCCTTAAGCAAAGATGGAAGAATTTTTGGTGAATCTATCATGATTGGTGTCAAGCCATGTATAGATAAA AGTGTGATGGAAAACTTTGAAAGGAGCTCTACATCCTcaatttcttcagttttcactCCACCTACAAAAGCTGTCAGCACACCAGTACAACCTGCAAATAATACTACAAGGATTTCTACAATGAGACCTCTTGCAACAGCATATAAAGCTTCCACTAGTGACTATCAG GTGGTTTCTGACAGACAAACTCCCAGGAAAGACGAAAGTATTGTATCTAAAGCAATGGAATATGTGTTCGGCTGGTAA
- the DUSP19 gene encoding dual specificity protein phosphatase 19 isoform X2, with amino-acid sequence MHSLAQEIRSFSRANLRKQRTRVTTLTGRRIIETWRGACLQVEEEGAEAAPGGGGGYVQDLSADLQVGVVKPWLLLGSQDAAHDLETMRKYKVTHVLNVAYGVQNVFLNEFIYKTISILDLPETDITSYFPECFEFIEKAKIQNHHRRTPEYARSVQLELQDVLKSASVPSCLLPCYVFNLVTRYSEVPFHIANKIYFKVGTQLDQIS; translated from the exons ATGCACTCCCTCGCCCAGGAGATCCGCAGCTTCTCCCGGGCCAACCTGCGGAAGCAGCGCACCCGCGTGACGACGCTGACTGGCAGGAGGATCATCGAGACGTGGCGCGGCGCCTGcctgcaggtggaggaggagggggcggaggcggcgcccggcggcggcggcggctacGTGCAGGACCTCAGCGCCGACCTCCAGGTCGGCGTCGTGAAGCCCTGGTTGCTGCTGG GGTCGCAGGATGCTGCTCACGACCTGGAGACGATGAGAAAGTACAAG GTTACTCATGTTCTAAATGTGGCATACGGAGTCCAAAATGTCTTCCTCAATGAATTTATATACAAGACCATTTCTATTCTGGACCTCCCAGAAACTGATATTACCTCCTATTTTCCAGAATGCTTTGAGTTTATTGAGAAAGCCAAGATCCAG AATCATCACCGAAGAACTCCAGAGTACGCAAGAAGCGTGCAACTGGAACTACAAGATGTTCTAAAATCTGCCTCTGTGCCTAGCTGTTTGCTGCCTTGCTATGTTTTTAACCTGGTAACAAGATACAGTGAAGTTCCTTTCCATATtgcaaataaaatctattttaaagttGGCACCCAATTAGATCAGATATCTTAG
- the NUP35 gene encoding nucleoporin NUP35 isoform X2 — MEPQPAGAEPMTLGSPTSPKPGASAQFLPGFLMGDLPAPVTPQPRALSGPSVGVMEMRSPLLAGSPPQPVVPTHKDKSGAPPVRSIYDELSSPGLGSTPLTSRRPASFSLTQSPLVGTMPSTPGTASSMFSPASIGQPRKTTLSPAQLDPFYTQGDSLTSEDQLDDTWVTVFGFPQASASYILLQFAQYGNILKHVMSNTGNWMHIRYQSKLQARKALSKDGRIFGESIMIGVKPCIDKSVMENFERSSTSSISSVFTPPTKAVSTPVQPANNTTRISTMRPLATAYKASTSDYQVVSDRQTPRKDESIVSKAMEYVFGW; from the exons ATGGAGCCGCAGCCCGCAG GAGCGGAGCCAATGACTCTTGGCTCCCCGACATCTCCAAAACCAGGAGCTAGTGCTCAGTTTCTTCCTGGATTCTTGATGGGCGATTTACCTGCGCCAGTGACTCCGCAACCACGTGCTTTAAGCGGCCCTTCAGTTGGTGTAATGGAAATGAGGTCTCCACTACTTGCAG GATCTCCCCCACAACCAGTAGTCCCTACCCATAAAGATAAAAGCGGTGCCCCACCAGTTAGGAGCATATATGATGAATTATCTAGTCCAGGACTTGGATCAACACCTCTAACCTCAAGACGACCA GCCAGCTTTTCTCTAACACAGAGCCCATTGGTTGGAACTATGCCATCAACTCCTGGAACAG CTTCGAGTATGTTCAGTCCTGCAAGTATTGGGCAGCCTAGGAAGACTACTCTATCTCCTGCTCAGCTAGATCCTTTTTATACTCAGGGTGATTCCCTGACTTCAGAAGATCAACTTGATGACACATGGGTAACTGTATTTGG atttCCTCAAGCATCAGCTTCATATATTCTTCTACAGTTTGCTCAGTATGGAAACATATTAAAACATGTG ATGTCCAACACAGGAAACTGGATGCATATTCGATACCAGTCTAAGCTTCAGGCCCGGAAAGCCTTAAGCAAAGATGGAAGAATTTTTGGTGAATCTATCATGATTGGTGTCAAGCCATGTATAGATAAA AGTGTGATGGAAAACTTTGAAAGGAGCTCTACATCCTcaatttcttcagttttcactCCACCTACAAAAGCTGTCAGCACACCAGTACAACCTGCAAATAATACTACAAGGATTTCTACAATGAGACCTCTTGCAACAGCATATAAAGCTTCCACTAGTGACTATCAG GTGGTTTCTGACAGACAAACTCCCAGGAAAGACGAAAGTATTGTATCTAAAGCAATGGAATATGTGTTCGGCTGGTAA
- the DUSP19 gene encoding dual specificity protein phosphatase 19 isoform X1 encodes MHSLAQEIRSFSRANLRKQRTRVTTLTGRRIIETWRGACLQVEEEGAEAAPGGGGGYVQDLSADLQVGVVKPWLLLGSQDAAHDLETMRKYKVTHVLNVAYGVQNVFLNEFIYKTISILDLPETDITSYFPECFEFIEKAKIQDGVVLVHCNAGVSRAAAVVIGFLMNSERLSFARAFSLVKNARPAACPNPGFMEQLHKYQEQNVKANGSINDHD; translated from the exons ATGCACTCCCTCGCCCAGGAGATCCGCAGCTTCTCCCGGGCCAACCTGCGGAAGCAGCGCACCCGCGTGACGACGCTGACTGGCAGGAGGATCATCGAGACGTGGCGCGGCGCCTGcctgcaggtggaggaggagggggcggaggcggcgcccggcggcggcggcggctacGTGCAGGACCTCAGCGCCGACCTCCAGGTCGGCGTCGTGAAGCCCTGGTTGCTGCTGG GGTCGCAGGATGCTGCTCACGACCTGGAGACGATGAGAAAGTACAAG GTTACTCATGTTCTAAATGTGGCATACGGAGTCCAAAATGTCTTCCTCAATGAATTTATATACAAGACCATTTCTATTCTGGACCTCCCAGAAACTGATATTACCTCCTATTTTCCAGAATGCTTTGAGTTTATTGAGAAAGCCAAGATCCAG gACGGTGTGGTACTGGTCCACTGTAATGCAGGAGTCTCCCGTGCAGCAGCAGTAGTCATTGGCTTTCTAATGAATTCAGAAAGACTAAGTTTTGCTAGAGCCTTTTCCTTGGTGAAAAATGCAAGGCCTGCGGCTTGTCCAAATCCTGGCTTCATGGAGCAGCTTCACAAGTACCAAGAACAGAATGTAAAGGCAAATGGAAGCATAAATGATCATGACTAA
- the NUP35 gene encoding nucleoporin NUP35 isoform X3 yields MEPQPAGAEPMTLGSPTSPKPGASAQFLPGFLMGDLPAPVTPQPRALSGPSVGVMEMRSPLLAGGSPPQPVVPTHKDKSGAPPVRSIYDELSSPGLGSTPLTSRRPASFSLTQSPLVGTMPSTPGTASSMFSPASIGQPRKTTLSPAQLDPFYTQGDSLTSEDQLDDTWVTVFGFPQASASYILLQFAQYGNILKHVMSNTGNWMHIRYQSKLQARKALSKDGRIFGESIMIGVKPCIDKHFLRGLSETPWQIESEQKAASLW; encoded by the exons ATGGAGCCGCAGCCCGCAG GAGCGGAGCCAATGACTCTTGGCTCCCCGACATCTCCAAAACCAGGAGCTAGTGCTCAGTTTCTTCCTGGATTCTTGATGGGCGATTTACCTGCGCCAGTGACTCCGCAACCACGTGCTTTAAGCGGCCCTTCAGTTGGTGTAATGGAAATGAGGTCTCCACTACTTGCAG GAGGATCTCCCCCACAACCAGTAGTCCCTACCCATAAAGATAAAAGCGGTGCCCCACCAGTTAGGAGCATATATGATGAATTATCTAGTCCAGGACTTGGATCAACACCTCTAACCTCAAGACGACCA GCCAGCTTTTCTCTAACACAGAGCCCATTGGTTGGAACTATGCCATCAACTCCTGGAACAG CTTCGAGTATGTTCAGTCCTGCAAGTATTGGGCAGCCTAGGAAGACTACTCTATCTCCTGCTCAGCTAGATCCTTTTTATACTCAGGGTGATTCCCTGACTTCAGAAGATCAACTTGATGACACATGGGTAACTGTATTTGG atttCCTCAAGCATCAGCTTCATATATTCTTCTACAGTTTGCTCAGTATGGAAACATATTAAAACATGTG ATGTCCAACACAGGAAACTGGATGCATATTCGATACCAGTCTAAGCTTCAGGCCCGGAAAGCCTTAAGCAAAGATGGAAGAATTTTTGGTGAATCTATCATGATTGGTGTCAAGCCATGTATAGATAAA CATTTCCTAAGGGGACTGAGTGAAACTCCTTGGCAAATTGAATCTGAGCAAAAAGCTGCAAGTTTATGGTAA